A window of Microcystis aeruginosa FD4 contains these coding sequences:
- a CDS encoding ABC transporter ATP-binding protein: MKSRSSYWNLIPYLRPQTQTIILAFICTIGFTVFWPILAWLAGQMARYIGEGNVPALATLSGVGAVVFLLRGMSQYGQDSLMAKASLKIALELRKKVYAHLQTLGLNYFETAKTGDLSYRLTEDIDRIGEVINKFFHDFIPSALQLIVVFAYMFIVNWQLTIAVIIIAPLLGVLVGFFGEKLLQYARRAQAKISNLSALLTEVFSGIRVVQAFAAEDYQTELFAQEAEENRRAQYLSESTKALQYVVVGFLQALGVIFLFFLAGWQISQKNLTGIDFVSYVAAVAMLIDPIAHITSNYNQFKQGQASMDRIFELLAILPTITEKPKAIELPPHSKEVEYCQVNFSYNQDRQVLKNINFTAHAGEMIALVGASGAGKTTLVNLLLRFYDPTSGKILIDGVDIRDVTLKSLRRQIGVVLQENILFSGTIAQNIAFGQGDFNLQEVEKAAKIANAHQFISELSQGYYTYVGERGVNLSGGQRQRIAIARAVLSNPRILILDEATSALDSESEALVQEALERIMTERTVFVIAHRLATVRKANRILVLEKGEIIEVGNHEQLLNLNGRYAQFHARQFQD, encoded by the coding sequence TTGAAATCTCGCTCTAGTTATTGGAACCTCATTCCCTATCTTCGTCCCCAAACCCAAACAATTATTTTGGCGTTTATCTGTACGATTGGATTTACGGTATTTTGGCCGATTTTAGCTTGGTTAGCTGGACAAATGGCCAGATATATCGGTGAGGGAAATGTGCCAGCATTGGCGACACTTTCGGGGGTGGGGGCAGTGGTTTTTTTACTGCGGGGAATGTCTCAGTATGGGCAAGATTCCCTGATGGCAAAAGCTTCTTTAAAAATTGCCCTAGAATTAAGAAAAAAAGTTTATGCACACCTGCAAACCCTCGGCTTAAATTACTTTGAAACGGCAAAAACTGGTGATTTATCCTATCGTTTAACGGAAGATATTGATCGCATTGGGGAAGTAATTAACAAATTTTTCCATGATTTTATTCCCTCAGCCTTACAGTTAATTGTCGTCTTTGCCTATATGTTTATTGTTAACTGGCAATTGACGATCGCTGTCATTATTATCGCTCCTTTGTTAGGGGTTTTGGTGGGATTTTTTGGTGAAAAATTATTACAATATGCTCGTCGCGCCCAGGCGAAAATATCTAACCTTTCTGCGTTATTAACCGAAGTTTTTAGCGGTATTCGCGTGGTGCAAGCTTTCGCAGCCGAAGATTATCAAACCGAGCTTTTTGCCCAAGAAGCGGAGGAAAATCGCCGCGCTCAATACCTATCAGAATCCACCAAAGCTTTACAATACGTCGTGGTGGGATTCTTACAAGCTCTCGGTGTCATCTTTTTATTCTTTCTCGCTGGTTGGCAAATTTCCCAAAAGAATTTAACTGGAATTGACTTTGTTAGTTATGTGGCAGCGGTGGCAATGTTAATCGATCCTATCGCCCATATTACCAGTAATTATAATCAATTTAAACAGGGTCAAGCCTCCATGGATCGGATTTTTGAATTGTTAGCTATTTTGCCAACAATTACCGAAAAACCGAAGGCGATCGAGTTGCCACCCCATAGCAAAGAAGTTGAATATTGTCAAGTAAATTTTTCTTACAATCAGGACAGACAGGTTTTAAAAAATATTAATTTTACTGCACACGCTGGGGAAATGATTGCTTTAGTGGGAGCATCGGGAGCGGGAAAAACCACTTTAGTTAATCTTTTATTGCGTTTTTATGACCCCACTTCTGGCAAGATTTTAATCGATGGGGTGGATATTCGTGATGTGACTTTAAAAAGTCTCCGGCGACAAATTGGCGTAGTTTTACAGGAAAATATTCTCTTTTCTGGCACTATAGCCCAAAATATCGCTTTTGGCCAGGGAGATTTTAATCTGCAAGAGGTGGAAAAAGCGGCAAAAATTGCCAACGCTCATCAATTTATTAGTGAACTTTCCCAGGGTTACTATACCTATGTGGGGGAAAGGGGTGTTAATTTATCGGGTGGACAAAGACAAAGAATCGCCATCGCGCGAGCGGTTTTATCTAATCCGAGAATTTTAATTTTAGATGAAGCAACTTCGGCGCTCGATTCGGAATCGGAAGCTTTAGTGCAGGAAGCTTTAGAAAGAATTATGACGGAGCGCACGGTATTTGTTATTGCTCACCGATTAGCAACTGTCAGAAAAGCTAACCGTATTTTAGTCTTAGAAAAGGGTGAAATTATCGAGGTGGGTAATCACGAGCAGTTATTAAATCTTAATGGTCGTTACGCTCAATTTCATGCTAGACAATTTCAAGATTAG
- a CDS encoding NAD-dependent epimerase/dehydratase family protein has protein sequence MKKIFLTGVSGCIGHYIAEILLENPDYELYFLLRNPDKLKFTYQGRSNVHILLGDMENIEVYADLLKTMNIAVLIATSWGGEEESYQINVVKTLELISYLDAQICEKVLYFSTASILNQNNQPLPEAGEIGTNYIRTKYICYSKFADLEIADKIITLYPTFVLGGDENKPYSHIYGGLPDVLKYIGLVRWFQADGSFHFIHAKDIAQVVNYLIENPAPESKIVLGNQRTTANQAVEQICAYLNKKIYFRIPLSLTIANFFIKVFNLQMEPWDRFAMNYRHFTHFKTYTPADFGLKNYCSTLDDVLALRGIPRG, from the coding sequence ATGAAAAAGATATTTCTAACGGGTGTGAGTGGCTGTATTGGGCATTATATTGCTGAAATTTTACTGGAAAATCCCGACTATGAATTATATTTTTTGTTGCGTAATCCAGACAAGTTAAAATTTACTTACCAAGGGCGATCAAATGTTCATATACTTTTAGGAGATATGGAAAATATTGAGGTATATGCCGATCTTTTAAAAACAATGAATATAGCGGTTTTAATCGCTACCAGTTGGGGAGGAGAGGAGGAAAGTTATCAGATTAATGTGGTAAAAACCCTGGAATTAATTAGTTATTTAGATGCTCAAATCTGCGAGAAAGTCCTCTACTTTTCTACTGCCAGCATTCTCAATCAAAATAATCAACCTTTACCAGAAGCTGGGGAGATAGGAACTAATTATATCCGCACTAAATATATTTGTTATAGTAAATTTGCTGACCTAGAAATTGCCGATAAAATTATCACTTTATACCCCACTTTTGTCTTAGGTGGTGACGAAAATAAACCCTATTCCCATATCTATGGTGGTTTACCGGATGTGTTGAAATATATCGGTTTAGTGCGTTGGTTTCAAGCTGATGGCAGTTTTCATTTTATCCATGCTAAAGATATAGCTCAAGTGGTGAATTATTTAATCGAAAATCCCGCACCAGAAAGCAAAATTGTTCTAGGCAATCAACGCACAACAGCTAACCAAGCAGTGGAACAAATCTGCGCTTATTTAAACAAAAAAATCTACTTTCGCATTCCTTTATCTTTAACCATTGCTAACTTTTTTATCAAAGTTTTTAACTTGCAGATGGAACCATGGGATCGTTTTGCGATGAATTATCGTCACTTCACCCACTTTAAAACCTATACTCCTGCTGATTTTGGTTTAAAAAACTATTGTTCCACCCTTGATGATGTTTTAGCCTTGCGAGGAATTCCCCGAGGTTGA
- the hemE gene encoding uroporphyrinogen decarboxylase, with product MTDSPEIPYLLRAAKGEILPRPPVWMMRQAGRYMQIYRELRDKYPSFRERSENADLAIEISLQPWRAFQPDGVIMFSDILTPLAGIGIPFDIIESKGPIIDSPIRTQAQVDQLNPLDPDQSLPFIKTILKTLRQEVGNKSTVLGFVGAPWTLAAYAVEGKGSKSYSVIKGMAFSEPSVLHQFLDKLADMIATYVRYQIDCGAQVVQMFDSWAGQLTPQDYDVFALPYQQKVVRLVKETHPDTPLILYISGSAGVLERMAQSGVDIISVDWTVDLAEARQRLGKAMMVQGNIDPGVLFGSQSFIRERIIDTIRKAGNQGHILNLGHGVLVGTPEDNVRFFFETAKGFSYQ from the coding sequence ATGACTGACTCCCCTGAAATACCTTATTTATTACGCGCTGCCAAAGGAGAAATCTTACCTCGTCCTCCCGTGTGGATGATGAGACAAGCAGGACGTTATATGCAGATTTATCGAGAATTGCGGGATAAATACCCCAGTTTTCGGGAAAGATCGGAAAATGCCGATTTAGCGATCGAAATCTCCCTGCAACCCTGGCGCGCTTTTCAACCAGATGGGGTGATCATGTTCTCCGATATCCTCACTCCCCTAGCGGGAATCGGTATTCCCTTTGATATTATCGAAAGTAAGGGGCCGATTATCGATTCTCCCATTCGTACTCAAGCGCAGGTGGACCAACTTAATCCCCTCGATCCCGATCAGTCTTTACCTTTTATCAAAACGATTTTAAAAACCCTGCGTCAAGAGGTGGGAAATAAATCTACTGTCCTCGGTTTTGTCGGAGCGCCTTGGACTTTAGCAGCCTATGCAGTGGAAGGGAAAGGTTCTAAAAGTTATTCTGTGATTAAAGGGATGGCTTTTTCGGAACCCTCGGTACTGCACCAATTTTTAGATAAATTAGCGGATATGATTGCCACCTATGTCCGTTATCAAATTGATTGTGGGGCGCAAGTAGTACAAATGTTCGATTCTTGGGCGGGTCAATTAACTCCCCAAGATTACGATGTTTTTGCCTTACCCTATCAACAAAAAGTAGTTCGTTTGGTGAAAGAAACCCATCCCGATACACCGTTAATTCTCTACATTAGTGGCAGCGCTGGGGTTTTGGAAAGAATGGCTCAATCGGGGGTTGATATTATTAGCGTCGATTGGACCGTGGATCTGGCGGAAGCGAGACAGCGTTTAGGTAAAGCGATGATGGTTCAAGGTAATATCGATCCAGGGGTTTTATTCGGTTCCCAGTCTTTTATTCGCGAGCGGATTATTGATACTATTCGTAAAGCAGGTAATCAAGGTCATATTCTTAATTTAGGTCATGGTGTTTTGGTGGGAACTCCTGAAGATAACGTGCGTTTCTTCTTTGAAACCGCTAAAGGATTTAGTTATCAATAA
- a CDS encoding S-layer homology domain-containing protein, whose product MVKTVSKFIRYSTIITLLGILAACSGNPDLENRLAADPNLQTNPIPENSPDNKQLPANFPAEIPRYSQSELLSVQTNPDNTGGKTRWQSNDPSNAIEAFYQQELVNNNWEIITPFSGEGVNSTLTARRDNLELTITITATSPNTEYSLDYRPIGTPIASPSPSPISSPLPNLNPTSFNDLESLPNPLKSHIQDLARLGVLTGNNNQFNPNNTITRREFARWLLQANNAIYANVAGKQIRLATPNSSPAFSDVKNNDPDYIYIQGLAEAGLIPSPLTGDSSALLFRPNAPLTREDLIAWKVPLDIRKALPSANLDTIKNTWGFQDTNKINPQLVRALYADFQNAEQANIRRVFGFTTLFQPKRPVTRAEAAATLWYFGFQGDGVSAADALQGQDTQQSGVN is encoded by the coding sequence TTGGTAAAGACCGTGAGTAAGTTTATTCGCTACAGTACAATTATCACCCTGCTGGGCATTTTAGCAGCCTGTAGTGGCAATCCTGACCTAGAAAATCGTCTGGCTGCCGATCCTAATCTACAAACAAATCCAATACCAGAAAACTCTCCTGATAACAAGCAATTACCCGCAAATTTTCCCGCAGAAATTCCTCGATATAGTCAATCAGAATTATTATCCGTGCAGACAAATCCTGATAATACTGGTGGGAAAACCCGTTGGCAATCCAACGATCCCAGCAATGCGATCGAGGCTTTTTATCAACAGGAATTAGTTAATAATAATTGGGAAATTATCACTCCCTTTTCTGGGGAAGGAGTTAATAGTACCCTAACGGCCCGTCGAGATAATTTAGAATTAACTATCACCATAACTGCCACTTCTCCCAATACCGAATATAGCCTCGATTATCGTCCAATAGGAACCCCAATTGCTTCCCCTAGTCCCTCCCCTATTTCTTCCCCCTTACCAAATCTTAATCCCACCAGTTTTAACGATCTCGAATCCTTACCTAATCCCTTAAAAAGCCACATTCAAGACTTAGCTAGATTGGGAGTATTAACAGGTAATAACAATCAGTTTAACCCTAATAATACAATAACACGCCGAGAATTTGCTCGCTGGTTATTACAGGCTAATAATGCCATTTATGCTAATGTAGCGGGTAAACAAATTCGTTTAGCTACCCCCAATAGTTCCCCAGCTTTTAGTGATGTTAAAAATAACGATCCCGATTATATTTATATTCAAGGATTAGCAGAAGCGGGGTTAATTCCCTCTCCTTTAACGGGAGATAGTAGCGCCCTTTTATTCCGTCCCAATGCTCCTTTAACCCGGGAAGATTTAATCGCTTGGAAAGTGCCATTAGATATTAGAAAAGCTTTACCGAGCGCCAATCTTGATACGATTAAAAATACTTGGGGTTTTCAGGATACTAATAAAATTAACCCGCAGCTGGTGCGCGCTCTTTATGCCGATTTTCAAAATGCTGAACAAGCTAATATTCGGCGAGTTTTTGGTTTTACTACCCTATTTCAGCCAAAAAGACCAGTAACTCGCGCTGAAGCTGCCGCTACTTTATGGTATTTTGGTTTTCAGGGTGATGGTGTTTCCGCTGCCGATGCTTTGCAGGGTCAAGATACGCAACAGAGTGGGGTTAACTGA
- a CDS encoding NAD(P)/FAD-dependent oxidoreductase, which translates to MDYDVVIIGGGPAGGHCGRLLSEKGYRVLLVEQHSSWQDNIFSSAASPLEILEQFNLPETVVARFWKNIEIISTSIHRSWSSPQPLGVVFDFAKLREFLAAEVLRWGGEVRLGCRYLKYQQMEDKLTVFLKSKGEEIETVNPRLLVDATGYARAVMYKHRREKPDFLKAVGIEYLMAVPEEDYQKYQDNLVFFLGHKWSPKGYGWIFPMDNQQLKIGAAWLEGEHPYISEVKPLKSYITQIIQTYMNLSKYEIIDSHGSILEYSLNLQDIYYQEPNIIAIGDAVSTVNFLGGEGIRHAMKGAEIACQYMEEYLQGKSSSFAAYQQRMQEYFQPKWNLSDRLSRQVYLEYSDARIDQGVSYLKYLSTQDIIDILFYYKFEKYTKGLGGFLLGKLRQWWRRIFPSQKPG; encoded by the coding sequence ATGGATTATGATGTCGTAATTATTGGGGGTGGACCGGCGGGAGGTCACTGTGGGAGATTATTAAGTGAAAAAGGTTATCGTGTTCTTTTAGTGGAACAACATTCTAGTTGGCAAGATAATATCTTTTCTAGTGCCGCTTCTCCCCTAGAAATTTTAGAACAATTCAATCTCCCTGAAACCGTAGTGGCTAGGTTTTGGAAAAATATCGAAATTATCTCCACTAGCATACATCGTTCTTGGTCATCACCGCAACCTTTAGGGGTAGTTTTTGATTTTGCCAAATTGCGAGAGTTTTTAGCCGCAGAAGTGCTGCGTTGGGGGGGAGAAGTTCGTTTAGGTTGTCGTTATCTGAAATATCAACAGATGGAGGATAAGCTAACCGTTTTTTTGAAATCAAAAGGAGAGGAAATCGAGACAGTTAATCCTCGTTTATTGGTTGATGCCACGGGATACGCTAGAGCAGTTATGTATAAACATAGACGAGAAAAACCTGATTTTTTAAAAGCAGTGGGTATTGAATATTTAATGGCTGTGCCAGAAGAAGATTATCAAAAATATCAAGATAATTTAGTATTTTTTCTCGGTCATAAATGGAGTCCTAAAGGTTATGGCTGGATTTTTCCTATGGATAATCAGCAATTAAAAATAGGAGCCGCTTGGTTAGAGGGAGAACATCCTTATATTTCTGAAGTTAAGCCTTTAAAAAGTTATATTACACAAATTATTCAAACCTACATGAATCTCTCTAAATATGAGATAATCGACAGCCATGGCTCTATTTTAGAATATTCGCTCAATCTGCAAGATATTTATTATCAAGAACCGAATATTATAGCGATTGGTGATGCGGTTTCTACGGTTAACTTTTTAGGAGGGGAAGGTATTCGCCATGCTATGAAAGGAGCCGAAATTGCTTGTCAATACATGGAAGAATATTTACAGGGAAAATCGAGTAGTTTTGCCGCTTATCAACAGAGGATGCAAGAATATTTTCAACCAAAATGGAATTTATCCGATCGCCTCAGTCGCCAAGTTTATTTAGAATATAGTGATGCACGTATCGATCAAGGAGTATCCTATCTCAAGTATCTTTCCACACAGGATATAATCGACATTTTATTTTACTACAAATTTGAAAAATACACAAAAGGGTTAGGAGGATTTCTGCTGGGGAAATTACGTCAATGGTGGCGCAGAATTTTTCCTAGTCAAAAACCCGGGTAA
- a CDS encoding glycosyltransferase: MTFLLLLVTSLSLIIWLYLILARGQFWLSNQKINPVTSPLTNYPKVSAIIPARNEADVLPISLTSLFNQDYQGEFSIILIDDQSSDSTGKVAQKIADKSHKSDQITIISGQPLEIGWTGKLWAMKQGIKEATDKFAPDYFLFTDADIAHAPNNLTQLVTKAVQEKQALVSLMVWLNCDSFWEKFLIPAFVFFFEKLYPFALVNNPNSPIAAAAGGCILIRRDILEKIGGIEILKQALIDDCSLATAVKKYLQNHPENTEKSIWLGLTETTYSLRPYPDLASIWNMVARTAFTQLNYSTLWLIGTIFGMFLTYLAAPLGLIWGLVLAETSIIIISAVTLLLMALSYSPTLRLYKLSPLRALTLPLIALLYSLMTVDSALRYWRGQGGGWKGRVYPN, from the coding sequence ATGACATTTTTATTATTATTAGTTACTTCCCTATCGCTGATAATTTGGTTATATTTAATCTTAGCTAGGGGTCAATTTTGGCTATCTAACCAAAAAATTAATCCTGTCACTTCTCCCTTAACAAATTATCCAAAAGTCTCGGCAATTATCCCCGCACGAAACGAAGCCGACGTTTTACCTATCAGTTTAACTTCCCTTTTTAACCAAGATTATCAAGGCGAATTTTCGATTATTTTAATTGATGATCAAAGTAGTGATAGTACGGGAAAAGTTGCTCAAAAAATTGCGGATAAATCTCATAAATCTGACCAGATAACTATTATTTCTGGACAACCTTTAGAGATAGGATGGACGGGTAAATTATGGGCAATGAAACAGGGAATAAAAGAGGCTACCGATAAATTCGCACCCGATTATTTTCTGTTTACCGATGCCGATATTGCCCACGCACCAAATAATTTAACCCAATTAGTTACTAAAGCAGTACAAGAAAAACAAGCTTTAGTTTCCCTGATGGTGTGGCTAAACTGTGACAGTTTTTGGGAAAAATTTCTCATTCCTGCCTTTGTTTTTTTCTTCGAGAAACTCTATCCTTTTGCCCTAGTTAATAACCCTAATTCCCCGATAGCTGCCGCTGCTGGAGGTTGCATTTTAATTCGCCGAGATATACTCGAAAAAATTGGCGGCATTGAGATTCTTAAACAAGCTTTAATTGATGATTGTTCCTTGGCGACCGCGGTTAAAAAATATCTGCAAAATCACCCTGAAAATACCGAGAAATCCATCTGGTTAGGATTAACAGAAACCACCTATAGTCTCCGTCCCTATCCCGATTTAGCCAGCATTTGGAATATGGTAGCCCGCACCGCCTTTACACAACTAAATTACTCAACACTTTGGTTAATCGGGACAATTTTCGGGATGTTTTTAACCTATTTAGCCGCCCCCTTGGGATTAATCTGGGGATTGGTATTAGCAGAAACATCAATTATTATAATTAGTGCCGTCACCTTATTACTAATGGCCCTCTCCTATAGCCCGACTTTAAGACTATATAAATTATCCCCTCTGCGGGCTTTAACTTTACCCCTAATTGCCCTCCTTTATAGTTTAATGACCGTCGATTCTGCCCTGCGTTATTGGCGCGGCCAAGGGGGAGGTTGGAAAGGGCGAGTTTATCCTAATTAG
- a CDS encoding tetratricopeptide repeat protein, translating to MPKLQLIISLLIFFVAGSPPAFSQALLPYAIEPELEQMEQAGIEMAEDAIQLARFRRTDAALARAKLAVQLAPHLYQTWFILGSLYLQDDQVQPGIEALNQSLALAPADAHANIKFSLGSAYFQNQDYQSAIAQIEAGLQMKPDISPALFDLGNSYLKLAQYPDAIAAYEKAVSQDKNFWPAINNIGLVKYEQGDKEAALKDWRAALKIDPKQPEPQLAIAVAIYSQGKTEEGIKLAQAALTSDSRYVSLEFLGENLWGQRLLQDTEKMFNHPKMKDFIARLPKPTPEAEEEN from the coding sequence GTGCCAAAACTTCAATTAATCATTTCTTTGCTCATTTTTTTCGTCGCTGGCAGCCCGCCGGCTTTTTCCCAAGCGCTACTCCCCTACGCCATCGAACCGGAGTTAGAACAGATGGAACAAGCGGGAATTGAAATGGCCGAAGATGCCATCCAATTAGCTCGTTTTCGCCGTACCGATGCAGCCCTCGCACGGGCTAAGTTAGCGGTGCAGTTAGCCCCCCATCTCTATCAAACTTGGTTTATTCTCGGTAGTTTATATCTGCAAGACGATCAGGTGCAACCCGGCATTGAGGCATTAAATCAATCTTTGGCCCTTGCTCCCGCCGATGCCCACGCTAATATTAAATTTTCCCTCGGTAGTGCCTATTTTCAGAATCAAGATTACCAGTCTGCTATTGCCCAGATTGAAGCGGGTTTGCAAATGAAACCCGATATCTCCCCCGCTCTTTTTGATCTCGGTAATTCCTATCTCAAGTTAGCACAATATCCAGATGCGATCGCAGCTTACGAAAAAGCTGTTAGTCAAGATAAAAATTTTTGGCCCGCTATTAATAATATTGGTTTAGTTAAATACGAACAGGGTGACAAGGAAGCGGCTCTTAAAGATTGGCGGGCCGCTTTGAAAATCGATCCTAAACAGCCAGAACCTCAGTTAGCTATTGCGGTGGCTATTTATAGTCAAGGAAAAACTGAGGAGGGCATCAAATTAGCTCAGGCCGCTCTCACTAGCGATAGTCGTTATGTCAGTCTAGAATTTTTAGGGGAAAATCTCTGGGGTCAACGTCTTCTGCAAGACACGGAGAAAATGTTTAATCATCCTAAAATGAAAGATTTTATCGCTCGTTTACCAAAACCAACCCCAGAAGCGGAGGAAGAAAATTAA
- a CDS encoding efflux RND transporter periplasmic adaptor subunit: MAITVLGKSNRPLFWIFGLMASGFLAVGVVSYRLLQTPPPSLELAKMTVPAQRETLAVEIKASGRVEPIQSVNISPKNPGRLVRLLVDQGMIVKRGQTLAVMDNLEVYARGMQSEARLREALANLEQAKRSIPEDIRQLQARFYQAQASYKQLEARLAQAKERIPKDLDQLQAQVQAAQSRFRLAENRVKRNENLVREGAIAQDQFDAVLNEYLNAKANLDESIRRLEQADKTASPEVAGIEQEMIRAAAGIAEAKFALEQRQKTQETELARLESAVAAARADLEQIKIQYRDTVITAPFDGIVTQKYATEGSFVTPTTSASSTASATSTSIIALASGLEVIAKVPEVDVGLLQRGQPVRIVADAFPEEVFEGRVILVAPEAIIEDNVTSFEVRIGLVTGRDKLKSKMNVDVTFVGQQLDNALVVPTVAIVTREGKSGVLVPDAENKPSFKPVSIGLVLDDKTQILSGLEAGEKVFIDLPQGAEDTSKTKISNQ, from the coding sequence ATGGCAATAACCGTGTTGGGAAAATCAAATCGCCCCCTATTTTGGATATTCGGACTCATGGCTAGTGGTTTTCTGGCGGTGGGAGTGGTTTCTTATCGTTTGCTGCAAACACCTCCTCCTAGCCTAGAATTGGCGAAAATGACCGTTCCTGCTCAACGAGAAACCCTCGCTGTGGAAATTAAAGCTAGTGGTAGGGTGGAACCAATCCAAAGTGTCAACATTAGCCCGAAAAACCCTGGCCGATTAGTGCGATTATTGGTGGATCAGGGCATGATCGTTAAAAGGGGACAAACCCTCGCCGTCATGGATAATTTAGAGGTGTATGCCAGGGGAATGCAGTCAGAAGCGCGTCTGCGGGAAGCTCTAGCCAATCTGGAACAGGCTAAACGCAGTATTCCCGAAGATATCCGGCAATTACAAGCCCGATTTTATCAGGCCCAGGCCAGTTATAAGCAATTAGAAGCCCGTTTAGCTCAGGCCAAAGAAAGAATTCCCAAAGATTTAGACCAACTGCAAGCTCAGGTACAAGCAGCCCAATCCCGTTTTCGACTAGCAGAAAATCGGGTTAAACGCAATGAAAATTTAGTCCGGGAAGGAGCGATCGCTCAAGACCAATTTGATGCCGTCCTCAATGAATATCTCAATGCTAAAGCCAATTTAGACGAATCGATCCGCCGTTTGGAACAAGCAGATAAAACCGCTTCCCCAGAAGTGGCGGGAATTGAGCAGGAAATGATCCGAGCAGCAGCAGGGATCGCAGAAGCCAAATTTGCCCTCGAACAACGCCAAAAAACCCAAGAAACGGAGCTTGCTCGACTAGAATCAGCTGTAGCGGCTGCTAGGGCCGATTTAGAGCAAATCAAGATTCAATACCGCGATACAGTCATTACTGCTCCCTTTGATGGCATCGTCACCCAAAAATACGCCACCGAGGGTTCTTTTGTCACTCCCACCACTTCGGCCTCTAGTACCGCTTCCGCCACTTCCACCTCGATTATCGCCCTAGCATCGGGATTGGAAGTGATTGCTAAAGTGCCGGAAGTAGATGTGGGTTTATTACAGCGCGGCCAACCCGTGCGAATTGTCGCCGATGCTTTTCCTGAAGAAGTCTTTGAAGGTCGAGTTATTCTCGTGGCTCCCGAAGCAATTATCGAGGATAATGTCACTTCTTTTGAGGTCAGAATCGGTTTGGTGACGGGACGGGACAAACTCAAATCGAAAATGAATGTGGATGTAACTTTTGTCGGCCAGCAGTTAGATAATGCCCTGGTGGTGCCGACTGTCGCCATTGTCACCCGGGAAGGCAAGTCAGGGGTTTTAGTTCCCGATGCCGAAAATAAACCCAGTTTTAAACCCGTTTCGATCGGTTTGGTCTTAGACGATAAAACCCAAATTTTATCAGGTTTGGAAGCCGGAGAAAAGGTCTTTATCGATCTCCCCCAAGGGGCCGAAGATACCTCGAAAACTAAAATCAGTAATCAGTAA
- a CDS encoding NUDIX domain-containing protein, with translation MTTYRNPAPTVDIIIELIDSPHRPIVLIERKNPPFGWAIPGGFVDYGESVETAAIREAYEEISLQVQLIEQFHVYSDPNRDPRQHTISIVFIATATGKPIAADDAKKVGIFHLWEFPQPLCFDHDRILNDYRRYRDYKIRPTH, from the coding sequence ATGACAACCTATCGCAATCCTGCCCCCACTGTTGATATTATCATCGAACTGATCGACTCGCCCCACCGTCCGATCGTACTAATTGAGAGAAAAAATCCGCCCTTTGGCTGGGCAATTCCGGGGGGATTCGTGGACTACGGTGAATCGGTGGAAACGGCGGCAATTCGGGAAGCTTACGAGGAAATCAGTTTGCAGGTGCAGTTAATCGAGCAATTTCACGTCTATTCCGATCCTAACCGCGATCCACGTCAACACACCATTAGTATCGTTTTTATCGCCACGGCAACAGGAAAACCGATCGCTGCTGATGATGCCAAAAAAGTCGGGATTTTTCATCTCTGGGAATTCCCCCAACCTTTATGCTTTGATCACGATCGCATTCTCAATGATTATCGTCGTTATCGGGACTATAAAATCCGTCCCACACATTAG